One window of the Equus caballus isolate H_3958 breed thoroughbred chromosome 2, TB-T2T, whole genome shotgun sequence genome contains the following:
- the MACO1 gene encoding macoilin isoform X2, whose protein sequence is MKRRNADCSKLRRPLKRNRITEGIYGRLEQDIKKLKADLQASRQVEQELRSQISSLSSTERGIRSEMGQLRQENELLQNKLHNAVQMKQKDKQNISQLEKKLKAEQEARSFVEKQLMEEKKRKKLEEATAARAVAFAAASRGECTETLRNRIRELEAEGKKLTMDMKVKEDQIRELELKVQELRKYKENEKDTEVLMSALSAMQDKTQHLENSLSAETRIKLDLFSALGDAKRQLEIAQGQILQKDQEIKDLKQKIAEVMAVMPSITYSAAASPLSPVSPHYSSKFVETSPSGLDPNASVYQPLKK, encoded by the exons GCTGGAACAAGACATTAAAAAGTTAAAGGCTGACCTGCAGGCCAGCAGGCAAGTGGAACAAGAACTCCGGAGTCAGATCAGCTCCCTCTCAAGCACCGAGCGAGGGATCCGCTCCGAAATGGGCCAGCTCCGGCAGGAGAACGAGCTGCTGCAGAACAA GTTACATAATGCTGTTCAAATGAAGCAAAAAGACAAGCAGAATATCAGCCAGTTGGAGAAAAAGCTAAAAGCTGAACAGGAAGCCCGAAGTTTTGTAGAAAAGCAattaatggaagagaaaaaaaggaagaagttagAAGAGGCTACTGCTGCTCGGGCTGTTGCATTTGCTGCTGCATCCAG GGGAGAGTGCACCGAAACCTTACGGAATCGGATCAGAGAACTGGAAGCAGAGGGCAAGAAGCTCACAATGGACATGAAGGTGAAAGAAGACCAGATCAGAGAACTAGAACTGAAAGTTCAG GAGCTTCGGAAgtataaggaaaatgagaaggaCACTGAGGTGTTAATGTCAGCCCTCTCAGCCATGCAAGATAAAACGCAGCATCTGGAGAACAGTCTGAGCGCAGAGACGAGAATCAAGCTGGACCTGTTCTCCGCACTGGGGGATGCAAAGCGACAGCTTGAGATTGCCCAAG GACAAATTCTTCAGAAAGACCAGGAAATCAAGGACCTAAAACAGAAGATAGCGGAAGTCATGGCCGTCATGCCCAGCATAACGTACAGTGCCGCCGCCAGCCCCCTGAGCCCCGTTTCCCCCCACTACTCTTCCAAATTTGTGGAGACCAGCCCCTCTGGACTCGATCCCAATGCCTCTGTTTACCAGCCCCTGAAGAAGTGA